One window from the genome of Emys orbicularis isolate rEmyOrb1 chromosome 10, rEmyOrb1.hap1, whole genome shotgun sequence encodes:
- the COG7 gene encoding conserved oligomeric Golgi complex subunit 7 yields the protein MDFSKFLADDFEVKGWVNGAFRAVQQQDAPGKVDAHAATLVMKLQLFIQEVNNAVEETSHQALQNMPRVLRDVEALKQEATFLKEQMILVKEDIKKFEEDTAQSMQVLVELDRVKSRMQLAAESLQEADKWSTLSADIEETFKTQDVSVISAKLTGMQNSLAMLVDTPDYSEKCVHLEALKNRLEAMASPQIVATFNAQSVDQAKVFVKVFTEIDRMPQLLAYYYKCHKVQLVTVWQDLCQSDLSLNRQLTELYDTLLGTWHSELQWVMQVFKNPHEIVTVLLIQTLGALVPSIPVCLSTTMEGAGQETKLNKLLELHDTTAHFARGLEVAMLSSLKEHNLVKVMELVEVVYGPYKPYQLRYGDLEEENLLIQISAVPLEHWEVIDCVQELSHSVNKLFSLASGAIDNCVKLTDGLGVCGLLKALKALFKKYVSDFTTTLQSIRKKCKLDDIPSDSLFQEDWTAFQNSIRIIATCGELLRQCGDFEQQLANRILSTAGKYLLDSYSPCSLSGFQDASSAEKKSSVKNPWQEYNYLLKETPSEYASLMETLHTLKEKGTSNHNLLSASRSALTHLNQLAHQLAFDSVFLRIKQQLLLISRMEGWSSTGIGETLTDDLPNFSLTPLEYISNIGQYIMSLPLHLEPFVTQEDSALERALHAGKLPYPPEQGDELPELDNMADYWLGSIARATMQTYCEVILQIPELTLHSAKQLATDIDYLINVMDALGLQPSKTLQNIVTLLKTKPEDYRQTAKSLPRRLASNIATMRSVDY from the exons ATGGATTTCTCCAAGTTCCTGGCCGATGACTTCGAGGTGAAGGGCTGGGTGAACGGAGCCTTCCGGGCCGTGCAGCAGCAGGATGCGCCCGGCAAAGTGGACGCCCACGCCGCTACCTTGGTGATGAAGTTGCAGCTCTTCATCCAGGAGGTCAACAATGCCGTGGAAG AAACAAGCCACCAGGCGCTCCAGAACATGCCCAGAGTCCTTCGGGATGTGGAAGCCTTGAAACAGGAGGCAACTTTCCTGAAGGAACAAATGATCCTTGTTAAGGAGGACATTAAGAAATTTGAAGAGGACACAGCTCAGTCAATGCAG GTCCTGGTAGAGCTCGATCGAGTGAAATCCAGAATGCAGCTGGCTGCTGAGTCCCTCCAGGAAGCAGACAAGTGGAGCACACTGAGTGCAGATATTGAGGAAACTTTTAAAACACAA GATGTGTCTGTGATCTCTGCCAAGCTAACAGGCATGCAGAACAGCCTGGCGATGCTTGTGGACACTCCGGACTACTCTGAGAAATGCGTGCACCTAGAGGCTCTGAAGAACCGGCTCGAGGCCATGGCCAGCCCCCAGATTGTGGCCACTTTCAACGCTCAGTCTGTAG ACCAGGCAAAAGTGTTTGTGAAAGTCTTCACTGAAATTGATCGGATGCCCCAACTCCTGGCTTATTACTACAAATGTCACAAG GTGCAGCTGGTGACAGTCTGGCAGGATCTTTGCCAAAGCGACTTAAGTTTAAATCGGCAGCTGACTGAACTGTATGATACTCTGCTTGGAACATGGCACTCAGAACTCCAGTGGGTCATGCAG gtttttaagaacccCCATGAAATTGTGACTGTGCTGCTGATCCAAACATTAGGTGCCTTGGTGCCTTCAATCCCAGTCTGCCTCAGCACCACAATGGAGGGAGCCGGCCAGGAAACCAAACTAAATAAGCTGCTGGAGCTGCATGACACCACAGCCCACTTTGCAAGAGGCCTGGAAGTAGCAATGCTGTCTAGCTTAA AAGAGCATAACCTGGTAAAAGTGATGGAACTGGTGGAAGTAGTGTATGGTCCGTATAAGCCCTACCAGCTGCGGTACGGAGACCTGGAAGAAGAAAATCTCCTCATCCAGATCAGTGCAGTGCCCTTG GAGCATTGGGAAGTAATTGACTGCGTCCAGGAACTGAGCCACTCGGTGAACAAACTCTTCAGTCTGGCTTCTGGAGCCATCGACAACTGCGTTAAACTCACcgatgggctgggggtgtgtgggctgCTGAAGGCACTGAAAGCTCTTTTCAAAAA GTATGTGTCTGACTTCACTACTACTTTGCAGTCCATAAGAAAGAAGTGCAAACTGGATGATATCCCCTCGGATTCCCTCTTCCAGGAGGACTGGACCGCATTCCAAAACTCTATCCG GATAATAGCTACTTGTGGTGAACTCCTTCGGCAGTGCGGGGACTTTGAGCAGCAGCTAGCAAACAG GATTTTATCCACTGCTGGGAAGTATCTGCTGGACTCCTACAGCCCTTGTAGTCTGTCTGGCTTTCAGGATGCCAGCTCTGCGGAGAAGAAGAGCTCAGTCAAGAACCCCTGGCAGGAATACAACTACCTCCTGAAGGAGACTCCGTCTGAGTATGCCAGCCTCATGGAAACACTCCATACCCTAAAG GAGAAAGGGACGAGTAACCACAACCTGTTGTCCGCATCTCGATCTGCCCTTACCCACCTCAACCAGCTAGCACACCAGTTGGCGTTTGACTCTGTTTTCCTTCGCATCAAACAGCAGCTCTTACTGATTTCCAGGATGGAG GGCTGGAGCTCAACTGGCATTGGTGAGACACTAACAGACGACCTGCCAAACTTCAGTCTGACTCCTCTTGAGTACATCAGCAAC ATTGGACAATATATCATGTCCCTCCCACTTCATCTCGAGCCATTCGTTACTCAAGAAGATTCTGCTCTGGAACGAGCCTTACATGCTGGAAAACTGCCGTATCCGCCAGAGCAAG GTGACGAGTTACCTGAGCTGGACAACATGGCTGACTACTGGCTAGGTTCCATCGCCAGAGCAACCATGCAAACCTACTGTGAAGTTATCCTGCAGATTCCAGAGCTCACCCTTCACTCAGCGAAGCAGCTTGCCACGGACATTG ATTATCTGATAAATGTGATGGATGCCCTCGGCCTTCAGCCTTCGAAGACACTACAAAACATTGTTACTCTATTGAAGACCAAACCAGAAGACTACAGGCAAACAGCCAAAAGCTTGCCCCGCAGGCTAGCAAGCAACATCGCCACCATGAGAAGTGTGGACTATTAA